The following coding sequences lie in one Oryctolagus cuniculus chromosome 7, mOryCun1.1, whole genome shotgun sequence genomic window:
- the TINAGL1 gene encoding tubulointerstitial nephritis antigen-like isoform X1, with protein sequence MWLRPRGLLLLLLLAGQVALGARRGRWRRELAPGLHLRGIRDAGGSYCQKQDLCCRGRADDCALPYLGATCYCDLFCNRTVSDCCPDFWDFCLGVPPPFPPIQGCMHGGRVYPVLGTYWDNCNRCTCQEKGRWECDQEPCLVDPDMINAINQGNYGWQAGNHSAFWGMTLEEGIRYRLGTNRPPSSVMNMNEIYTGLGSGEVLPTAFEASEKWPNLIHEPLDQGNCAGSWAFSTAAVASDRVSIHSLGHMTPVLSPQNLLSCDTHHQQGCRGGRLDGAWWFLRRRGVVSDHCYPFSGHEQDEAGPAPPCMMHSRAMGRGKRQATARCPNSHVHANDIYQVTPAYRLGSNEKEIMKELLENGPVQALMEVHEDFFLYQGGIYSHTPVSLERPERYRRHGTHSVKITGWGEETLPDGRTLKYWTAANSWGPAWGERGHFRILRGTNECDIESFVLGVWGRVGMEDMGHH encoded by the exons ATGTGGCTGCGTCCACgggggctgctgctgttgctgctgctggctGGCCAGGTGGCTCTGGGTGCCCGGCGGGGTCGTTGGCGCAGGGAGCTGGCACCAGGTCTGCACCTGCGGGGCATCCGGGACGCTGGCGGCAGCTACTGCCAGAAGCAGGACCTGTGCTGCCGCGGCCGCGCCGATGACTGCGCCCTGCCCTACCTGGGCGCCACCTGTTACTGCGACCTCTTCTGCAACCGCACCGTCTCCGACTGCTGCCCTGACTTCTGGGACTTCTGCCTCGGCGTGCCGCCTCCTTTCCCTCCCATCCAAG gATGTATGCATGGGGGCCGTGTCTATCCTGTCCTGGGGACGTACTGGGACAACTGTAACCGCTG caccTGCCAGGAGAAGGGGCGGTGGGAGTGTGACCAGGAGCCGTGCCTGGTAGACCCAGACATGATCAATGCCATCAACCAGGGCAACTACGG GTGGCAGGCTGGGAACCACAGCGCCTTCTGGGGCATGACCTTGGAGGAGGGCATTCGCTACCGCCTGGGCACCAACCGCCCCCCTTCGTCCGTCATGAACATGAATGAGATTTAT ACGGGGCTGGGCTCTGGCGAGGTGCTGCCCACGGCCTTCGAGGCCTCTGAGAAGTGGCCCAACCTGATCCACGAGCCTCTGGACCAGGGCAACTGTGCGGGCTCCTGGGCCTTCTCCACGGCAG CCGTGGCGTCTGATCGCGTCTCAATCCATTCGCTGGGACACATGACACCTGTCCTGTCACCCCAGAACCTGCTGTCCTGTGACACGCACCACCAGCAGGGCTGCCGCGGTGGGCGTCTCGACGGTGCCTGGTGGTTCCTGCGACGCCGAGG ggttgTGTCTGACCACTGCTACCCGTTCTCGGGCCACGAGCAGGACGAggctggccctgccccgccctgcatGATGCACAGCCGGGCTATGGGTCGGGGCAAGCGCCAGGCCACTGCCCGCTGCCCCAATAGCCATGTCCACGCCAATGACATCTACCAAGTCACTCCTGCCTACCGCCTCGGCTCCAAC GAGAAAGAGATCATGAAAGAGCTTCTGGAGAACGGCCCTGTGCAAG CCCTCATGGAGGTGCACGAGGACTTCTTCCTGTACCAGGGCGGCATCTACAGCCACACGCCCGTGAGCCTTGAGAGGCCGGAGCGCTATCGCCGGCATGGGACCCACTCGGTCAAGATCACAGG GTGGGGCGAGGAGACCCTGCCTGACGGAAGGACCCTCAAGTACTGG ACGGCGGCCAACTCCTGGGGCCCCGCCTGGGGCGAGCGAGGCCACTTCCGCATCCTGCGGGGCACCAACGAGTGTGACATCGAGAGCTTCGTGCTGGGCGTCTGGGGCCGCGTGGGCATGGAGGACATGGGTCATCACTGA
- the TINAGL1 gene encoding tubulointerstitial nephritis antigen-like isoform X2 has translation MHGGRVYPVLGTYWDNCNRCTCQEKGRWECDQEPCLVDPDMINAINQGNYGWQAGNHSAFWGMTLEEGIRYRLGTNRPPSSVMNMNEIYTGLGSGEVLPTAFEASEKWPNLIHEPLDQGNCAGSWAFSTAAVASDRVSIHSLGHMTPVLSPQNLLSCDTHHQQGCRGGRLDGAWWFLRRRGVVSDHCYPFSGHEQDEAGPAPPCMMHSRAMGRGKRQATARCPNSHVHANDIYQVTPAYRLGSNEKEIMKELLENGPVQALMEVHEDFFLYQGGIYSHTPVSLERPERYRRHGTHSVKITGWGEETLPDGRTLKYWTAANSWGPAWGERGHFRILRGTNECDIESFVLGVWGRVGMEDMGHH, from the exons ATGCATGGGGGCCGTGTCTATCCTGTCCTGGGGACGTACTGGGACAACTGTAACCGCTG caccTGCCAGGAGAAGGGGCGGTGGGAGTGTGACCAGGAGCCGTGCCTGGTAGACCCAGACATGATCAATGCCATCAACCAGGGCAACTACGG GTGGCAGGCTGGGAACCACAGCGCCTTCTGGGGCATGACCTTGGAGGAGGGCATTCGCTACCGCCTGGGCACCAACCGCCCCCCTTCGTCCGTCATGAACATGAATGAGATTTAT ACGGGGCTGGGCTCTGGCGAGGTGCTGCCCACGGCCTTCGAGGCCTCTGAGAAGTGGCCCAACCTGATCCACGAGCCTCTGGACCAGGGCAACTGTGCGGGCTCCTGGGCCTTCTCCACGGCAG CCGTGGCGTCTGATCGCGTCTCAATCCATTCGCTGGGACACATGACACCTGTCCTGTCACCCCAGAACCTGCTGTCCTGTGACACGCACCACCAGCAGGGCTGCCGCGGTGGGCGTCTCGACGGTGCCTGGTGGTTCCTGCGACGCCGAGG ggttgTGTCTGACCACTGCTACCCGTTCTCGGGCCACGAGCAGGACGAggctggccctgccccgccctgcatGATGCACAGCCGGGCTATGGGTCGGGGCAAGCGCCAGGCCACTGCCCGCTGCCCCAATAGCCATGTCCACGCCAATGACATCTACCAAGTCACTCCTGCCTACCGCCTCGGCTCCAAC GAGAAAGAGATCATGAAAGAGCTTCTGGAGAACGGCCCTGTGCAAG CCCTCATGGAGGTGCACGAGGACTTCTTCCTGTACCAGGGCGGCATCTACAGCCACACGCCCGTGAGCCTTGAGAGGCCGGAGCGCTATCGCCGGCATGGGACCCACTCGGTCAAGATCACAGG GTGGGGCGAGGAGACCCTGCCTGACGGAAGGACCCTCAAGTACTGG ACGGCGGCCAACTCCTGGGGCCCCGCCTGGGGCGAGCGAGGCCACTTCCGCATCCTGCGGGGCACCAACGAGTGTGACATCGAGAGCTTCGTGCTGGGCGTCTGGGGCCGCGTGGGCATGGAGGACATGGGTCATCACTGA